A window of Microbacterium luteolum contains these coding sequences:
- a CDS encoding ABC transporter ATP-binding protein, with protein sequence MNARTAEPRTVEARNATLSIRDLTIDIGRPLVRGVSLELLPGRIHGLAGESGSGKTLTSLAVLGLLPRQARTGGSISLAGEELIGLGRRALNRVRGKRIAMIFQDPSASLHPQLPVGRQLTDHMRVHLGLKGAAARARAIELLQTVQVPNPAEALKRYPHQFSGGQRQRIAIACALACDPEVLLADEPTTALDVTVQAGILQLLRDLAIERNLAVLLVTHDLGVMSAIADEVAVMKDGLIVERADRETLFRDPQHEYTRTLLAALPGSKIADAAPADAADEGDADE encoded by the coding sequence TCGACATCGGTCGTCCGCTCGTGCGCGGCGTCTCGCTCGAACTGCTTCCCGGTCGCATCCACGGTCTCGCCGGAGAATCGGGATCGGGCAAGACGCTGACCTCGCTCGCCGTGCTCGGGCTCCTGCCGCGACAGGCCCGCACCGGCGGATCGATCTCGCTGGCGGGAGAGGAGCTCATCGGCCTCGGCCGCCGCGCCCTCAACCGGGTGCGCGGAAAGCGGATCGCGATGATCTTCCAGGACCCCTCGGCGTCGTTGCACCCGCAGCTGCCGGTCGGTCGCCAGCTCACGGATCACATGCGCGTGCACCTCGGCCTCAAGGGGGCGGCAGCCCGTGCACGGGCGATCGAGCTGCTCCAGACCGTGCAGGTGCCGAATCCTGCGGAGGCGCTCAAGCGGTACCCGCACCAGTTCTCCGGCGGCCAGCGCCAGCGCATCGCGATCGCCTGCGCCCTGGCGTGCGACCCCGAGGTGCTGCTGGCGGACGAGCCGACCACCGCGCTCGACGTCACCGTGCAGGCCGGCATCCTGCAGCTGCTGCGCGACCTCGCGATCGAGCGGAATCTCGCGGTGCTGCTGGTCACCCACGACCTCGGGGTGATGAGCGCGATCGCCGACGAAGTCGCCGTGATGAAGGACGGACTGATCGTCGAGCGGGCCGACCGCGAGACGCTGTTCCGCGATCCGCAGCACGAGTACACGCGCACGCTGCTCGCGGCTCTTCCCGGCTCGAAGATCGCGGATGCTGCGCCGGCGGATGCCGCGGACGAGGGGGATGCAGATGAGTGA